In a single window of the Pseudogemmatithrix spongiicola genome:
- a CDS encoding tetratricopeptide repeat protein, which yields MWRALWPGVVGLVLHAALSPLPVRAQGTPTVTRAEIYRRAQRLVNDGYGTEGRALVDSLLNATAPRSADEAEVLFWRATLAENWDQAQRDYMRVMLEHERSAFAPRAMLRLAQGELMRADTAAALRYLERSVLEAPEFTDAKTLRDRIVAARQAVQAPVAAPPAPSAAAGTMAWSVQIAAFPTAGEAAAFAAEMRARGYETRVDGTTAPFRVRFGYYASRGAAAAAMEAYKANARADAFLTQVPRP from the coding sequence ATGTGGCGTGCACTGTGGCCCGGTGTGGTCGGCCTCGTGTTGCATGCGGCGCTCTCGCCGCTGCCGGTACGCGCGCAGGGGACGCCGACCGTCACGCGCGCGGAGATCTATCGCCGCGCGCAGCGCCTGGTGAACGACGGCTACGGCACCGAGGGGCGCGCCCTCGTCGACTCGCTGCTCAACGCCACGGCCCCGCGCTCGGCAGATGAGGCCGAGGTGCTGTTCTGGCGCGCGACGCTGGCGGAGAACTGGGATCAGGCCCAGCGCGACTACATGCGCGTGATGCTCGAGCATGAGCGCTCGGCGTTCGCGCCGCGGGCGATGCTGCGGCTCGCCCAAGGCGAACTGATGCGCGCCGACACGGCGGCCGCGTTGCGGTACCTGGAACGCAGCGTGCTGGAGGCGCCCGAGTTCACCGACGCGAAGACGCTGCGCGATCGCATCGTGGCGGCGCGGCAAGCGGTGCAGGCGCCTGTCGCGGCGCCCCCCGCACCGAGTGCCGCCGCCGGCACGATGGCGTGGTCGGTGCAGATCGCGGCGTTCCCGACGGCGGGCGAGGCGGCGGCGTTCGCCGCAGAGATGCGGGCGCGTGGGTACGAGACGCGCGTCGATGGGACGACCGCGCCGTTCCGGGTGCGCTTCGGCTACTACGCCTCCCGCGGTGCAGCGGCCGCCGCGATGGAAGCCTATAAGGCGAACGCGCGCGCGGATGCCTTCCTCACGCAGGTGCCCCGCCCGTGA